TCGGCGGCTTCGAGGACAACGCCTTTGCCTTCAGTGACCCGCTGCCCACCGTGTGCCTCCCGGTCGAGACGGCACCCGAGAAGGCAGAGGTTTTTCTCACGCACGAGCTGGCGCATCTCGTCCACCACGCCCTGAGTGGCGGCGCCGGGGGGTGGACCCGCACTCTGGGCGCCACCATCGTGCAGGAGGGCCTGGCGACCCGGGTGACGGACGCGCTGCATCCCGGGGCACCCCTGGCCTGGCGGATCGGGGAAGCCGGGTGGCTGGCCGCCTGGGAGGTGCAGCGCGTCCATCTGCTGGCCGACGCCCTCCCGCGCCTGTCCGCCTGCGACGACGCGACCACCCTGCGCTTCATCCTGCCGCACCCTGAGCTGACGCTGGAACGCGGTGCCTACGCCCTGGGCTGGTGGCTGGCGGGCGAGTGGCTCGCGGCGGGCCGGACCCTCGCGGCGCTCGCGCGGGTGCCCGAGCGGGAGCTGCCTGCCCTGGTCCAGACCTGGCTGGCTCGGTGAAGCCCAGCCCCTGAGACGGGGGGGGCCTGCTCAGTTCACCCCGCGCCCCCGGCCTGCCCACAGCTCGCCGCGCAGCAGGAACTTCTGGAACTTGCCGCTGGCCGTCTTGGGCAGCTCGTCGCGGAAGACGTAGTGCTTGGGCGCCTTGTACCCCGCCAGATGCTCGCGCACATGCGCGGTAAGTTCCTCGGACGTGGCGGCCTGCCCGGCGTGCAGGGCGACAAAGGCGCAGGGCACCTCGCCCCACTTCTCGTCGGGCTGGGCGACCACCACCGCCTCGCGGACGGCCGGGTGCGCGTACAGCACGCCCTCGATCTCGACCGAGCTGATGTTCTCGCCGCCCGAGATGATTACGTCCTTGTTGCGGTCGCGAATCTCGATGCGCCCGTCGGGGTGACGCACCGCCACGTCCCCGGTGCGAAACCACCCACCCTCGAAGGCCCTGGCGGTCGCTTCCGGGTTGTCGAGGTACCCGTGCATCACCAGGTTGCCGCGCACCAGGATCTCGCCCAGCGTCTGGCCGTCGGCGGGCACGGGGGCCAGCTCGGGGGTCATCACCTCGACCTCCCCGGCCAGCAGCATCTCGAAGCCCTGGCGGGCGATCAACGCGGCGCGCTCGGGAGTGGGCAGCGCCTTTTCAGCGTCCGAGAGTTCCGCCACCGTGATCAGCGGACTCGTCTCGGTCAGGCCGTAGACCTGAATCACCTCGAAGCCCAGGGCGCTCATGTCCGCAATGGTGCGCGCGTGGGGCGGGCTGCCCGCCGTCGCCACCCGCACGTGCCGGGGCGCGGGCCGGGCGGTGAGGGGATCGGTGATCATGCTCAGCACCGTGGGCGCGGCGGCGAGGTGGGTCACCCCGTAGGTGTGGACCGCCTCGTGTATCGCGTCGCCGCGCACCTGCGGCAGCGTCACGTGGGTCGCCCCCACCCCGAAAGGACTCCACACCCCGCCCCAGCCGTTCGCGTGAAAGTCGGGCAGGGTGTGCAGGTAGACGCTGTCCCCGCCGAAGTGCAGGTAGTACAGCGTCTCCACCGCGTTGAGCATGGAGTTGCGGTGCGTCAGCATCACGCCCTTGGGGCTGGAGGTGGTCCCCGAGGTGTAGTTGATCGTGAGGATGCTGTCCTCGTCGGTCACCGCGTAGGGCAGCGGCGAGGGGTCGTGGGCACCCAGCCGCGCCTCGAAGTCGGTGCCCTCGCCCATCACCCACAGCGGGAGACCGAGGTCGCGGCAGGTCTGCTCCACCTTCGGCGCGAGGCTGCTGTCGGCCAGGACCAGGCTCACCCGCGCGTGCCGCAGCTGAAAGGCGTATTCCTCGGGCACCAGCCGGGTATTCAGCGGCACCAGTACGCGCCCGGACCACGGCACGCCCGCATAGGCCAGCAGGCCCTCGTGGGTGTTGGGCGAGAGGACGGCCACCCGCGCCTCCGCCGGAACTGCCGCCGCCACCGCGCGGGCGAGGCGGTAGATACGCTCGCCCCACTCGCGGTAGGTAAAACTCGGACCGCCGGGTTGCCGCACCGCCGTGCGCTGCGGGTAAGTCTTGAGGCCGCGCCGAACGAGGTCCAGCGGCGTCAGGGGCGTCTTCATGGGGCACCTCCGGAAAAGAGTGGGAAGGGGTGTGGCCCCACTTTAAGCCGGAGAAAGGCGCCCGGGGCGTTACGTCTCCGGGGACGGCCCGACGGCCCGCAGCGGTCCGCCGCCCTCAGCGCAGGTACTCGCCGAAGTAGCCCAGCATCT
The sequence above is a segment of the Deinococcus budaensis genome. Coding sequences within it:
- a CDS encoding AMP-binding protein, which translates into the protein MKTPLTPLDLVRRGLKTYPQRTAVRQPGGPSFTYREWGERIYRLARAVAAAVPAEARVAVLSPNTHEGLLAYAGVPWSGRVLVPLNTRLVPEEYAFQLRHARVSLVLADSSLAPKVEQTCRDLGLPLWVMGEGTDFEARLGAHDPSPLPYAVTDEDSILTINYTSGTTSSPKGVMLTHRNSMLNAVETLYYLHFGGDSVYLHTLPDFHANGWGGVWSPFGVGATHVTLPQVRGDAIHEAVHTYGVTHLAAAPTVLSMITDPLTARPAPRHVRVATAGSPPHARTIADMSALGFEVIQVYGLTETSPLITVAELSDAEKALPTPERAALIARQGFEMLLAGEVEVMTPELAPVPADGQTLGEILVRGNLVMHGYLDNPEATARAFEGGWFRTGDVAVRHPDGRIEIRDRNKDVIISGGENISSVEIEGVLYAHPAVREAVVVAQPDEKWGEVPCAFVALHAGQAATSEELTAHVREHLAGYKAPKHYVFRDELPKTASGKFQKFLLRGELWAGRGRGVN